aacacaatgaCAATATTCACAATATAAaacttaaatacatttttttttttaatttaaaggacTTATAGCCATTGATTTATCACAGCTGTTCTCTTTCAACTGCTGATGAAGCACTGAGAACTTAAGGTTCACAAAGCAACATTCACATTCTGCACTGCTCCTGCTCAGAGCTAAGACGCCGGCATGATATGGCGGGGTCACAGAACAAGGCCAGAGCCcctgtgcagcagggctgccctcTTTCTGAGAGCAGAAATGCAGGTCCACACATCACCATTGCATGCAGGGGTTATCTAGTCCGCACTCCCAGTTCAGTTCATGGCTGGGTGAACGGAGTGGAAATGAGTCAAAGGTATGCAATACTTCCTCTCCTCCACTATTCTGTCCATTCTACAAGCTCAAGAGTCACCAAATGAAGTGAGAGAAGAAGCTCATGAATCAGACTCCTCTTTGGTGTCACTGCAAAGCATGATGGAACTGCACCAAGGGGAACTCTGTCCCACTGCACTCAGCGTATAAGCTTTACACAAACGGGGAAGACACGGGAGCTACAATCTGCGAAGAAATTCACTCAATCCTTAGGCAATCTCATCCACAGTAAGAGTGATCATTAAGTGTGCTTGAAAGGCAAGAGAATCAAATTTTGCTTAGGAAATCTAAATTTTGCGTTGGAATCAAGGTTTGGTTATTTCATTCTCATTTCACAATTGCAATTAAGCAGAAAACTAGGACAAACAACAGTAACAGTATCTATCTCTTTGGTAATTTCTCTAAGCAATAGGTACATCTTGCAATAACCATCATAAAAGCCTGATCAGACCTTATATAAGTttcatagattttaaaaattgagGCATGAACTGGGAAAAAAGCTTGCCCCAAATTAAACCGGGCCTGTGGGAGGCTCATAAATACTGTACGGGAACCCGATACCTCAGATCTCTGCTCCAGCCATACAACAGTGCCTCACTGAAAGCGGATCCCAGATACAGAAGCTGAATCAATAACCTCTTATTACAGATGGAAAGTGTCTGGAGTGCATTTTAGGGTATTTCTTTAAGGCAAAAAAGGGTGAATACTAGCTGAGGTCACAGGCAGGCCTGGTAAGTGGTCCAAAGGTGGGCCAAGCAGATGCAGCATACTTTCACAGTCAGGTTGCTCAGTGGGTCAGTATAAAGATGCTTTGTATCCCGTCACTTTTGGCCACATGCTACTTTTATGTCTGGCTCAGATAAGCTGCAGCCTTTCTATGACTGAAAACTACCTGTTATGTGAAATGCTTGTGGTTTTGTTCGGTTTCTTATAACTAACATTTCACATTACAAATTAGTTTCCATAACTAGCTCTCCCCTTGTATTTGCAGAAAGAATCAGCTGATATACCATGGACTGaagaggcagagaagaagcaatTGCTCCAACTGAAGCTACAGTTTCCACAGAACAGGCTGCAGGCAGTCACAGGCAGAACTGCAAGACTTGCATTGCCACAATACAGATTTCACCTGTTCTCTGCCTCGATTAATAGCATAACCTAGTTACCCAGTTGGTATGTACAGTCAGCAAAAACAACGAGCAGGTAGTCCTTTATATCTCTAAAATTTCCAAGTGTGATGAAACAAGAGTACTGAACTTGAGTGTTTTCCAAAGTGATCTAGTGCTGCCATGAAGCACTGTTTCAGGGTTAAGTCTCAAGTACCCCTCTGAAAACCTAACTACCAGCACAAAACTGCACTTGTATCCACTACTGAATCACCCTCATCCTGCTGTCACTAAAGCAGCTTGCATAAAGCATATTTAAAATGTGCATCTTCCTAAAAAATCTGCAGTGACAGCCAATTAGCTGCATGTGCTCTGCAGAGAGTCTCTTCACATGCAAGACTGCTGACAGCTGCTAATTGAAGGCTGCTGTTATCTTGAAGTCCATCACAAAAGGATTACACAACTGAAGCCTGCAAAGGAATGGAAGAAGAATAAGCTTTCTTCCAAACTTGTGACAGCATCCACCATAAATAAAGAGCTTTTGCAAGTGGGTCTCAAATAACTGTCAGGCCACAGATCCAATTCCAGAGAGCAAAAAGGCAGGAATTAATGAATCTGTAAGAAATAACCTGAAAACCACCAtgcctgctttgctttttatgtAGTGCAAACCACAGCCTGGCTTATATAACTCTTCTGCCACTCTTCTGCTTActgttataaaaaaatataaaataaatataaatataaaataaacagaagttttAATATTTGCTATGACTACACAGAAGTAGAATCTGAATATGAACTGGAAGTTAGTGTTATCTGAGTACCATTATTGGAGAgctccagaaaataaaacagtccAGATTTCCTACTTAAGGGCACATCTCCACTTTGCCGAAAGCTGCAACAAAGAGCATACAGTTTATCATGCTTGAAAGATGCACAAATACCCATCAGGGAAGAGAGATTACTCTCctataaaatatactttttggTTGGATAGAGATTTGAGAAGAGTTTCTGGCTCTACCAAGAACCATCACTCCCTGTTTTACCTCAAGGAACAAGGTGTCAAGCTGAAATTTTACTTGGAGGACAAATACTAACACATTGAAGTCTGATACAACAACCAGATTCTATTTAAAGACACATCCCTATTGAACTGTAGCATGACAGAGATTTCATTAATCCAGGATTATTTTCCTGAaaccatgtaagaaaaaaatggccCCAAGTATCAATTCAAGTGATCATCTTGATCCTCATCTAAGGGCTCTGGGGACAAGGGAAGACACCAGAACTAGACCGATAATAATACTCAGCCCTTTGagcttttcctcttctgagtgctttgcaaagaaaaagccTCACCACATCCCTGTGAGGTAGGTCAGTAAGTATTATTATGCTCCCTTATTACAGATACAGAAACCGAGGCAGAGGAGTTACTTGCCTGAAGGCCACTGCAGGCATCTGTCTCAGAGATGGAGCTGAGAGACAAAATACCCTAAATCTCAGagaatttctctttctctctcatatCCCCTTCCCTGTACATGTTTTAATGGAGAAATGAGCAACAGAGAAAGGAGCTATAGTACCACGTTCCTGACAAATAGTGGAACTCCTAGTACTAATCCATGTACTCCAAAAAGGATCATTAAATATACAAGTACCTTATAATTAATGACAAAATGACTGCACACATTATAAAGAAGCCAACGTACAATACAAACCTAGCTTAATAAATAAAGACATGCAGCTGCATTGTCACTGAGTGCTGAGAGGTCCTCAGCTCCATCAGGTCCCAGATGCCAAGGAGGCAAGGTGATGTCATTCCTGCGACTCCACCGCCACGCCAACGAGTGCATGTCTGATAGTGCGGCCATGGAGTTTGTAGCCATCCTGAGTCACCAGTGCTATCGTGCCCGGCTGCATTCCCTCAGCTGGTACGTGGCAGACGATTTCATGGTCGTATGGATCATATTTGCCCCCAACGGGGTTCATCTTCTGAAGGCCATGTTTGGCAAATACACTTTGCAACTTGGCCTCTATGAGAGACAGGCCTTCATAGATTTTCTTTAGAGTTGTATTTGGATTACTAGGCTCTGCTTCTTCTGCAGCACTCTCAGCAGTTTTCTCCAAGATGTCTGCTACTTCCACGAGGTCCCTGCAGAAACTCTGGATTCCTACACGTATAACGAAGCAAGAAGTACATGAAGAACAACGACTACACAGAGCTACAGTGCCTACAACAGGCACGAAGTCACAGAAGTTTGAAAGCACCATTACAGCTGCTAATTGATTTCAACTCTTATTTCAATGAGAGTAGATGGTGCCTTCTGTATCCTGTAGCCAAAGCATTACATGGGTACTATCATGAAGACTCCCCAAATCAAGGTATATGCAGGAAAGGTACATCTATATAGATCAAtgattattagtattattagtATTTCACTCCAAGAAGTTCTTGGGACTAAGCCTCGTCATTTAGAATGCTGTTCCATACCCTCCAAAACAGTCCCACAGTCCTAAATGTTTTGCCAAACAACTCACAGAAATGCCTATACACACAGGGAACAAACAAGATGGGGGGAAATTGATATAATACATGGCCATCCATACATATATCCACAATTTTATTCATATTCATATGTTAAAATTGCTGTGGAAGGACTGGATAAAATGGACCTCAAGTTGGTCATGAAAACTGCCATAGCGTCTTTCattagaaaaatgtgtttagaTCATACACATTTCCAGAAACAGTATATTACACAGTGCAGAAATTTCAGGAAAACCGACCTCCTTCAGTTATAACGATGCCATAACTAATTTACTGGAAAGACATACCACGAAAACAGAAACGAGAAAGAGAAGCAATAGTTCGGTGCTGTCTACACTTGTACATACATGttcaaacacacacagaatGAAGTAGCATGAAGGAGAGGCAACAAAGGAGCAGACAGAAGCAGACCAATTACCAACTTGTCTCCTCTTGAACCAGGCTCTGCTTTAATGCTTTACAGCCCCCTGTGCCTCACTCCATGAGCAGCTTCTAATAAAGGCactcatttttcttcaaaccTAAAGCAGGCTGCATACAAAAACTcagaactcaaaaaaaaaattgtaaaccAATAGTGCTGATTAACCCAGAACTCAATAGCCATTTTGTAGCACCATGGGTAGAATGGTAATAAAACGACAGCAGCTCTAATTTCAAAGCTTAGCTACAAAAAACCTTCAGATATTCATGTGCTATAGAAAATAATGGCTTCTCATTCTCAGAAATGGTGCTGGCAGAGTGCAATGATtaaatgttttttcccccttcactCGTCTCAGCTGGACATATAGAAAAATAGTGAGTAAGCTCAGACACCAACAATCTAGGCCAAACATCATGCGGCCTTTACAAGGGCAGGACTgagaggggagagaaaagcTGCTGAGCAGCGTTTTATGCTCAGGCAGGCAGGCATGCCGCTGCAGTAAACACAGCTCTTCCTCACTTTGCTTACCAAAGAGTTTGGCATCTTCCACAAACTTCTGTGTTCTCCTCCGGACATTCTCAGAATCTGCCAAAGCTTTCCGGTATCGTTCCTGTAACCATGATAGCAAGAGCAGACATCAAACGAGGAGTAAAACTGATTTCTTGTCAAGTTTGCAATCCCTtagaaatcatttaaaaataaccaaTTTCACACCAGAAGGTTTGCACTGGGCTCCAGCGTTTTCATTAGAACAGGCAAATCCAACCCCTCTCCGTCTGATTAATCAGCACAACTGCAACCCCCTCAAAAGACCCAGGTCAAGGCCAGAAGCTTTCAGGGCACAACTCAGTTGGACGCCGCATTGTCAGGCTGTTGCTTTTTGCATGACTCACTGCGCCTATTGAGACACTCCTTTCTCTACCAGGCAAGTCTTAGCAACAGATCCAGAAACAGCTGATTTATCACTTGTTGCAGCAGTACTTTCTGGGCAATTACACTCACAATTGCCCCATGCTTCAGTATTTATTCCTCTCCTTACTCACATTTGAAAACTCCCTATAAAATGATCCCTTCCATTTCCCTGCTAGATGTCAAAGATAACTTCCCTTCTCAGACAATCTGGGTCCAGCACATTACAACATATAATACGAGTCAGGACAAAGCTCCTGCATTCCCTCTTCACAGCACTGTGAAAGAGCTGACCACAGCCCATCTCTCACGTACAGTTTTCTCTGCCAGGATCATACTATCAGTGTCTTCCTCCCGGGAGCTACTGACAGCTGGTGTTTCTGGGAAAGGCAGACCGTACTCCTTCCACAGTGTACCCTAACGCCTAGAGCACTGCTGCTTTGAATGCTGCCAGAGCACAGCGATGACTTTTGGATGTTACAgtgcttagagaaaaagataGGGCTGAAAGACAAAGTCGAGGGGACTGAATGAAAAACAGcggtgccaccagcagcacactTACAGTTAAATCCCGGACTTGCTCTTCCAATCTGATGGCTTTGTGCTCTAAGGCACAATCAGAAAGGGGATGCTTTGGCTCATCATGGGGATCTTCTGGGCCACACTCATCTCCTGTACttctctgctgagctgcagtgcTGAAAACACATGGGGACACCCTGAAGTACAAACTagcgacaaaaaaaaaaaaaaaagttatgttacAACATGGTCATAAAGAAAGATTCCTGTTTACTGTAATTTCTAAACGATCCTCTTAGAAAGGTACATAGGCAACTAGCACAGAAAACTCAGacagacattttgaaaaaaCTCTTTTATTTTAGGCTCATATCACTACAGAGGCTGTGCACCACTTCCCTGACATTAACTAAAAAGAGTCAGGTTTTTACAGGAAAACAAGCTGTTGGTTGCATTTTGCTAACTTCCCAGTACAGATAGTCAACACTGAATGGTAaacttcagaaactttttttgcAAGGCAGTCTTGAAAAGGAGCAGGTAGCAGAGAGCTGTTTTAagaatcattttaaaacaaatgttttaagcAAAATTCAGTAGATCTGTGAAGCTGCAGCATTTAAGTAGATACATGGGCAGAGCCTCGCCTGCTCCTCTAAGAATGTAAATTCATGCAGGTACATCAGGTGAAACTCATCCAGAAGGCTGACTCCATGTTGCAGATGAACTTGCAGATGAAATTATGAAACAACCGAAGAGTCAGATAATTGCATTGAGCTGTAACAACACTGCCTAGATGCCAAGAAGCTTATTCTATACTGTAACTATCTCACAGGTTTCCCAAAAATAAATAGTGGAAATGTGGCTAAAAACAGTTTCATCAAAAGATGATCAAAAACGGTAGGTTAGACACTTCATTAAATAGACAGTGTTTCACTCTGCTTTTCCACAGTGCCCTTCACTGCCACCAACACTGCAGTCGCTCCAGGAGCGAAGCGCAGTTTTCCCCCCACCTCCTCGATGCAGAGAAGCACCTCCTGCATTTACAGCTGACCTGGACAGCATTAGGGCAAAGCCTCAGCCCACCTCCCCCTCACAATTCACACAGGAACAGAGTCTGCAGAAGAAAGCTCAATTTGCTTCCAAGAGCAAACATTTGAGTATAGTCTTGACAAGGAAGAGCGAGCCTCTCCTTTCTCAGGAGGACctcagctgagcagagctgggcttGCAACACCCCCTGCAACACAGCGCTTTTGTGTATACTACGTGCGGATCTAGCTGACAGTGGCAACTGAATGGGGAGGGTTCGTGCCTCTTAGCCCAGTACTGAacactgcagctcctgcagaatGAAGCTTCAGGTAGTTAAACCTGCCAAAAACTACCCCTGCTAAAGTGTTTTGTGTCCAGCGTCCTCAAATAGGTTTGCTGAGAGATCTGTTGAGTACAAGTGCCAGCGCAGAAGAACAGACAACATGTGGAGCCTGGAGAGACGTGGGAAGGCCAACATGGGGAAATGAAGAGGCGTCCCTCGTTGGGTGGCAACGAGGGCTTAGCCTACCTTATCTGTCTGACCAAAGCACGCTTTAAGAGATATATCTGCCCAAAGACCACCAAGCATCTCCTACCACTCCCTGCTCAGTAGCCCAAATATTCCCTCATTTTATCTTTAACACAAGGTTGCTATACCGCCCACAGCACTAATGACAGACTCCTTTTTCCCACTTGAAGACGTTTGCATATACCACTTTTTATTAAGTGGATACTTGAAACGTGGTCTGTACGCCAAACTGTCCCTTTTCAAAGCCATTACATATCACATACAGACCTGAAAGTGCCTTTTCTAAGTGTATTTACTCTGAAGCAGGATGCTCCTTTAAAGAGCCTTCTCAAAaagctccccagcccctgcagctctggtCCCAGGAATGCCTTCAGAGGAGAAAGCCATTCTAGCCATGGCTGCAGAGATCTGTTTTGGGCACAACACTCCACCTTGAATGATGTTCGTCCCATTTGTTTTGGCGACTGGTTAACACGGCACTTTTACAAAATTATAGGAAGTAGTTAAGCcagaagtgaggaaagagctgTACCTCCTTTACCGTGCCTTCAAAAATCAATGAATGACCTTTAAGCAGCTGGAAAGCTTTACTTGTGGGGGAGAATGTGTGCCTGCGGTAAGCATCAACTACAAGCTTTGTCCTTTATCTTCTTGGATTTCATTTGAAGAGCTGCAGGAATGGAAATCATCCCTGCTTCAGATGAACCAAAGAAGCTAAAATGCAGCTGAGAAAGCAGCCTTGCCTGGCACCTCACAGGTTAGGTACCTGcagcttaaaacaaacaaaccaaaccagaacTATACAAGAGAGGTAACTCTTCTGCATCCAAGAAGCGAAGCTTACTGTGTCATTTCCCTGTGCAAGTGATTCATGTTACAGAAAGGGGTGTGTTTCAGTGTGTAGGAGGAGAGGGGCATGAGCGAGCTGGTGTCTCCACCATGGGGACCTGCCTACGTGAAGCGGAGAGCTGCAAGCATGGACTCCTTTCTTCAGCTGGTGAAACCAAGCCACAAAACACTCCCCCATGCGCTGAAATGCCCCGGGTGCCACAGGCTGTTCAGACAAGCCTGCCTTAAAAGCTGGAGGCAAAAAAAGTGTCCCAGACTGGTTCCAAAGGGAATTCTTAAGAACTATTAGGCAGAATTGAAAATGTTGCTCCATTTACTTCTTCCTTGAGGATGAAATACACCTCTACCAAGGGCATGT
The genomic region above belongs to Anas platyrhynchos isolate ZD024472 breed Pekin duck chromosome 14, IASCAAS_PekinDuck_T2T, whole genome shotgun sequence and contains:
- the GRPEL2 gene encoding grpE protein homolog 2, mitochondrial — its product is MAARCLPAARRRLGALLALGAARRGSLYFRVSPCVFSTAAQQRSTGDECGPEDPHDEPKHPLSDCALEHKAIRLEEQVRDLTERYRKALADSENVRRRTQKFVEDAKLFGIQSFCRDLVEVADILEKTAESAAEEAEPSNPNTTLKKIYEGLSLIEAKLQSVFAKHGLQKMNPVGGKYDPYDHEIVCHVPAEGMQPGTIALVTQDGYKLHGRTIRHALVGVAVESQE